TGGCCCGGCGGAACTCTCGCTCCGCCGTTCCCCGGGCCAGGGACGGCCGGACGTGATCCCAGACGGCCCGCGCCGCCGACCGCGCCGCGCTGCGCCGCAGAGCCCCCTTGGCGGGCCTGGTGCGCTGCTCCTCACGGGCCCCGGGGAGCCGCTTGGAGATGTCCGCCTTGCGCTTCTCGGCGGCCCGCTGGCGCCCACTGTCAATAAGGGAGGGGGTCTGGGAGCCGCCCTTGCCCGCCTTGGCGGAGGGCTTGGCGGGAGCCTTGGCGCCAAGGCTTCTGTGCTGGTCAGGAACGGTGCCAAGGTTCTTGGTGCCAAGCTTGGCGCCAAGCCCCGTCAGGGGGACCCCGGACCCCTTGCCGGACGGCTTCGGAGCGGCCTTCCGCGCGGGGGTGTCAACAAGGGAGCGGCCCCCCGGCGCCCCGCCGCTGTGCGTCCGCGCGGCGTCCGCGCGGCCCACCTTCGAGTGCCGGACGGGCGCAGCTCCCTGCCCCCTGGCGGGGGTGCCGCCGGGCGCCCGGGACTTCCCGGACGCGGTGGTGAACCGGCGGGCTGCTGCTGCGCCACCCGCCAGCACAACCCCCGCCGCCAAGGTGCCAACCGGCCCGGCCACGGCGGTCCCGGCCACCAGCGCGGTGACCGTGGCCGTTGAACCGAGGGCGAGCACCTGGCGGGCGGGCACCATCTGAGCGGCCTTCACCTCGCTGGCCGTAGGTGCCTTGACCTGTGGCTTCGTGTCTTCCTGCTCGCTCACTGCTAATCCCCCTTCAGTTCACTCTGGTGGTGGCCCGGCTCAGGAAGCCCCTGGCCGTGCTGGTCACTTCGGTGTTGCGCACGACCGGACCGGCGTAGGTCACGCTCGCCGGTCCGGCGGCCCGGACCCTTGCGGCGGCCCGGCCACAGGCCAGGACGATGACGGCGGTACCGGCCAGGGGGATGGCGGTGAACAGGGCCCCGGCCACGATCCCGCCGATGGTCATCGCACTGAGACCGGACAGCACGAGGTTGATGGCGGCCCCGAGGCCGATCGACCCGAGGCCGACCCCAACGGCTGCGACAGCCGTACCGGCGGCCCAGGACGGGACCGGCGGCGGCGGGAGTTGTACGGGCGGGGTGGGGCCGTAGGCGGGAGTCGGGGTGTCGCTCCGGTAGTTGGTGGCGTTCGGGGTTCGTCCGGCTGTTGACGGTCCGTTGAGCGCTTCGGCGATGAGGCGCTGCGCCTCACGGTCGATGTCGTTCACTGGGTGGCCTCGGGCAGGCGTGCTTGGACGGCGTTGCTGGCCTTGCTGGTGTTGGTGATGGCGGGCGTTCGGGGCGTATGCGTCATGCGGGGGCGGGGACTTCCAGGACGGGGCCGACGTGATGTCGAACGCCGGGTCGTTGTAGACCGACTTGGTCTCGGTCATGGTGGTGAGCTCCTCTCGGTTTCGGTCTCTGGTCTCGCCGGTCTCAGGCGGCGGTCTCGCGGTACCGGTCTCGTGCGGCCCTCAGGCGCTTCGCGGCGGTGGACTTCGGCCGGCCGGTCTCGGTGATGGCGTCGTCGAGACTGACCGCGGTCTCGGATCCCCGGTCTCGCATGAGACCGAGGAGGTGATCGATCTCGGTCTCGGGGTTCCGGTCCCCGATCGGGGAGACCTTGCCGGTCTCCTTCGGGCGGGACTGGGACCGGGAGACCTTGCGGGTCTCGGTGTCGGTCTCGCGTCCGGTCTCACGGGTGGTGGTCTCTGCGGTCTCGGTGTGGTCCCTGCGGGCGGTCTCGGTCTTGTAGACGCTGTCGCTGGTCTCGGTCTCGCTTGATGCGAGGTCTCGCCCGCCGGTCTCGCTTCGGTTGGTCTCGCGGCGGTGCCCGGTCTCGGTCTCGTACGGCAAAGCCTTGGTCCCGGTCTCGGTCCTGCTGGTCCCGGTCCCGGCGGTCTCCGCCATGGCGAGACTGGCCCTGGTCTCCGAGGCGGTGGTCTCGCTGGTCTCGGCGGACCGGACTTCGGTCTCGTGCTCGGCGAGGGTCTCGCGGACTGGGTTCCCGAACCGGGCGAGCCGGAGCGCGAGTAGTTCGTGGGTCGCGGCCCGGCGGCGCCAGAGTCGCCCGTACCGGCCCCGGAGCTTGGCCCGGTACACGAAGGACTCGCGCTCGATCCGGATGACGTCGGTGTAGGAGGTGATGTGCCACAGCTGCTGCCGGCGCCAGATCCGGTAGGTGGAGATCGGGCTGAGGAGCCAGCGCTTGAGGGGCGGGGTCTCGATGTGGCGGTCGACGGTGATGTCGGCGAGGCGGCCGACGGTGTGGCGGGCGGCTTCGACGATGATCGCGAAGAGGATCGGGATGACGGCGTGCATGCCGACGGCGACCTCGTCGCCCCATGCGGCGGCGGAGTTGAAGGCGATGGTGCCGCCGGTGAGGAACCAGGCGACGTGGCGGAGCATCGGGTAGGGGATGCGGCGCCAGGTGAGGAGGAGGTCGAGGGCGAGGAGGACGGCGATACCGGCGTCGACGGCGATGGGGAAGGCGTAGGCGAAGTCGCCGAAGCCCTTGTGGGTGGCGAGTTTGCGGACGGCGCTGTAGGAGCCGACGAAGCCGAGGGTGGCGATGAGGAGGGCGCCGCCGGTGACGGCGCCGATGATGGTCTTCTGGGCGTCGGTGAGGTTGGTCTTGGGCTTGTCGGTCAGGACGCTGTTGATGTCGCGCCACTGGCCGGCGAAGGGGTCGGTCTCGGACACGGGGCGTCCTTTCTGGGGTGGTTGGTGGGTTGGTGTCTGAGTGCCTGCGGCTGCCGTACAGGCCAGCCGGGGTGGGCCGGGCTGTGTGGCGCCGTACGGCGATCAGGCAAGGGGCTGGTCTTCCAGGGCGCGGAGGGCACGGAGCGCGCCGACTGCCGCAGCGCTGGCCTGCTCGTAGGGGGTCCAGTTCTCGTCTGTCGGGTCGCCGTACCAGCGGTTCCAGGCGGTCTTAGCGTCGGCGTCCGCCGCGGCGTACTGCTCGCGGGCAGCGCGCACGGCGGCGCCGTATTGGGCGAGACCCTCGGGCCGCGAGGTGTTGTCCATGGGTGCGTCCTCTCGGTGGCTGTCAGGCGGGGGACTGAGTGCCTGCGGCTGCCGCGCAGTCCGGGGGCTGTGCGGCGCCGTACGGCGATCAGGCGTGGGTGCTGGTTCAGGCGGCGGCGGGGTGGTGGATGGGGCCGGCGCCGAGGCGGTAGAGGAGTTCGAGGCTGAGGGCGCCGAGGCGGTGGTCGGCCATCGCGTCGTGGGCGGCCTGGTCTCGCTCGATCGGGGTGGCGTCCGAGTTCAGCTCGCCGAGGGCGATGAGGACGCTGGCGGTCTCGTCGAGGCGCTGGCGGAGGGTCATGGCTACTTCTCCTCGGGGAGGGGCTGGCGCTGGGGCGGGATGCGGGG
The window above is part of the Kitasatospora sp. HUAS MG31 genome. Proteins encoded here:
- a CDS encoding DUF2637 domain-containing protein, coding for MSETDPFAGQWRDINSVLTDKPKTNLTDAQKTIIGAVTGGALLIATLGFVGSYSAVRKLATHKGFGDFAYAFPIAVDAGIAVLLALDLLLTWRRIPYPMLRHVAWFLTGGTIAFNSAAAWGDEVAVGMHAVIPILFAIIVEAARHTVGRLADITVDRHIETPPLKRWLLSPISTYRIWRRQQLWHITSYTDVIRIERESFVYRAKLRGRYGRLWRRRAATHELLALRLARFGNPVRETLAEHETEVRSAETSETTASETRASLAMAETAGTGTSRTETGTKALPYETETGHRRETNRSETGGRDLASSETETSDSVYKTETARRDHTETAETTTRETGRETDTETRKVSRSQSRPKETGKVSPIGDRNPETEIDHLLGLMRDRGSETAVSLDDAITETGRPKSTAAKRLRAARDRYRETAA